The proteins below come from a single Halobacillus salinarum genomic window:
- a CDS encoding DDE-type integrase/transposase/recombinase, with product MEKHVYVHQLKRTDIGESTVRTYVRELREKYHIPKVLHTRTYEALKELPMGKQMQVDFGELKVKTSQGRFIKLYAIAFVLSHSRFKFIEWQVHPFTTRDVLRCHENAFDYYGGITEEIVYDQDKLIAVSENGGDVIFTEEFQAYKANRNFSVYLCKKADPESKGKIESVVKFAKRNFGKNRVFHDIENWNEQCLDWLKRKGNFQIHNNTKKRPVEVFALEKPHLRKVSLPLSFESNLDTSIARMVHKDNVIKYKSNRYSVPLGTYRPGESNTVYVQEENEKLVIKKTKDGTPIATHVINTGKGKLIKKKDHSRDRSKGIDAYMETIKKPFENDDKIQTFLSEIHLRYPKVHTRSTPNSTTYGEEL from the coding sequence TTGGAAAAGCATGTTTACGTTCATCAGTTAAAAAGAACAGATATTGGAGAAAGTACGGTTCGTACTTATGTGAGAGAACTTCGGGAGAAGTATCATATTCCAAAAGTGCTTCATACCAGAACTTACGAAGCTCTAAAGGAATTACCCATGGGGAAACAAATGCAAGTTGACTTTGGAGAATTGAAAGTCAAGACCTCTCAAGGTAGATTCATTAAACTGTATGCCATCGCATTTGTTCTCTCCCACTCCCGGTTCAAATTTATAGAATGGCAGGTTCACCCTTTTACTACTAGAGATGTATTAAGGTGTCATGAAAATGCCTTTGACTATTATGGTGGGATTACAGAAGAGATTGTCTATGATCAGGATAAGTTGATTGCGGTTAGTGAAAATGGAGGGGACGTTATATTCACCGAGGAGTTCCAAGCATATAAAGCAAACCGTAACTTCAGCGTGTACCTTTGTAAGAAAGCAGATCCTGAATCCAAAGGAAAGATCGAAAGCGTTGTGAAATTTGCGAAACGAAATTTTGGAAAGAACAGGGTCTTTCACGACATTGAAAACTGGAATGAACAGTGCCTTGACTGGTTAAAACGAAAAGGGAATTTCCAGATACATAACAATACAAAAAAGAGACCTGTCGAAGTGTTTGCCCTGGAAAAGCCACACTTACGAAAAGTCTCCTTACCGCTCTCTTTCGAGAGCAACCTTGATACAAGTATAGCAAGAATGGTTCATAAGGATAATGTCATTAAGTATAAGTCAAACCGATACTCCGTTCCGTTAGGAACCTACCGCCCAGGAGAAAGCAATACTGTCTATGTACAAGAAGAGAATGAAAAGCTTGTCATTAAGAAAACAAAAGATGGAACGCCTATAGCTACTCATGTGATTAACACTGGAAAAGGAAAGCTTATTAAGAAGAAAGATCATTCAAGAGATCGTTCCAAAGGTATCGATGCATATATGGAGACGATCAAGAAACCCTTTGAAAATGATGATAAGATTCAGACCTTCCTAAGTGAAATCCATCTGAGGTATCCAAAGGTACATACGCGATCAACTCCAAATTCTACAACGTACGGTGAAGAGTTATGA
- a CDS encoding DnaD domain-containing protein, producing the protein MNYIRECNQFFDQLELNQLSSSSVSLWFILLQYHNKSGWKEKFSVPASALKLKAGLSEGSFQRARKELKEKGFLTYKSAGRNQAAVYQMISREALFSKSMAEQTNEKTEKQTSREVGYDLECQVEGHSEDLLEEQTVGYLEPLFKQEKSKKEEIKPLPTSTNACTFYEQNIGMLTPFIAEKIMKWCSDLSDELVIESMKLALQNNKRFFNYCEGVLKRWQSLGVKSPNDTKLIAFRPPQIKQKDDTHAVLASLRKERQS; encoded by the coding sequence ATGAATTACATACGAGAATGCAATCAATTTTTTGACCAGCTAGAATTAAATCAGTTGTCCAGTTCATCGGTGAGTCTGTGGTTTATCCTGCTGCAGTATCATAACAAGTCCGGATGGAAGGAAAAGTTTTCTGTTCCGGCTTCGGCATTGAAGCTAAAGGCTGGTTTATCAGAGGGATCGTTTCAGCGGGCACGAAAAGAGCTTAAGGAAAAAGGCTTTCTTACATACAAATCGGCGGGTAGAAATCAGGCGGCGGTTTATCAAATGATTTCAAGAGAAGCGCTCTTTAGTAAAAGCATGGCGGAGCAGACAAACGAGAAGACGGAGAAGCAAACAAGTAGAGAAGTAGGGTACGATCTGGAGTGCCAAGTAGAAGGGCACTCTGAGGACCTTTTGGAGGAGCAAACGGTGGGATACTTGGAGCCATTATTTAAACAAGAGAAAAGTAAAAAAGAAGAAATAAAACCACTACCTACATCTACGAATGCTTGTACGTTTTATGAACAGAACATAGGCATGCTTACCCCTTTTATTGCTGAAAAGATTATGAAATGGTGCAGCGACCTGTCAGACGAATTAGTAATTGAGTCGATGAAGCTTGCTCTTCAGAATAATAAGCGCTTTTTTAACTATTGTGAAGGAGTCTTGAAGCGCTGGCAGTCGCTTGGCGTAAAGAGTCCCAATGATACCAAACTCATCGCTTTTCGACCGCCTCAGATAAAACAAAAGGATGATACACACGCTGTGCTAGCATCTCTTAGAAAGGAGAGACAATCATGA
- the dnaB gene encoding replicative DNA helicase has protein sequence MIENIQAEQAVLGAILYDGAVMKEIHLHPEHFANSHHQLLFEAMQTVEHAGHPLSLVSVTTELKSKIQEVGGVSYLTKLASSVATTRTVQYDQKLILEAYCNRKTKEAAAQYVKEPSVQALETMLEKIEQYKTVEDRTEEASTYETLIAIAQEMGESPCDQMTGFSTGYAKLDQMTGGTQRGDLIILAARPSMGKTAFALNIAANHCRQEGNVHLISLEMNKKSLLQRIISSEATINGQKWRTMKFSEEDYHYGMKAIGEIARWPLNIYEQSYTIHDIRTSLRQKIQAGSKSRDLVVIDYLQLITSKGRYERRDLEVGAITRELKKIARELNVPIIILSQLSRGVEQRKDKRPMMSDLRESGNIEQDADVIGFLYREDYYSQNESEDERVELLLSKQRNGPIGTIGMRFQKEFGIFVGV, from the coding sequence ATGATTGAAAACATACAGGCTGAACAAGCAGTGCTCGGGGCAATCCTTTACGACGGAGCGGTGATGAAGGAGATTCACCTCCACCCAGAGCATTTTGCCAATTCCCATCATCAGTTACTTTTTGAAGCGATGCAGACGGTAGAGCATGCAGGTCATCCTCTCAGTCTAGTAAGTGTAACGACAGAGCTGAAGAGTAAAATCCAAGAGGTGGGCGGAGTCAGTTATTTAACAAAACTCGCCTCCTCCGTGGCCACAACGAGAACGGTTCAGTACGACCAAAAGTTGATCCTGGAAGCTTACTGCAACCGGAAGACGAAGGAAGCAGCTGCGCAGTATGTAAAAGAGCCGAGCGTCCAGGCACTCGAAACCATGCTTGAAAAAATCGAGCAGTATAAAACTGTAGAGGATCGTACGGAAGAGGCTTCTACCTATGAAACTCTTATTGCCATTGCGCAGGAGATGGGCGAGTCCCCGTGTGATCAAATGACAGGTTTTTCAACCGGATACGCCAAACTTGACCAAATGACTGGTGGCACCCAGCGGGGCGACCTTATTATCTTAGCCGCCCGTCCGTCGATGGGGAAGACCGCCTTCGCTCTCAACATTGCCGCCAACCATTGCAGACAAGAAGGAAATGTCCACTTGATCAGCTTGGAAATGAATAAGAAATCCCTGCTTCAGCGGATCATTTCTTCTGAAGCAACGATAAATGGCCAAAAGTGGCGCACCATGAAATTTTCTGAAGAAGATTACCATTATGGCATGAAAGCCATCGGTGAAATTGCACGTTGGCCGCTTAACATTTATGAACAATCTTACACGATCCATGACATACGAACGAGTTTGCGCCAGAAAATTCAAGCTGGCTCAAAGTCACGCGATCTAGTGGTCATCGACTACTTGCAGCTTATTACGTCTAAAGGACGCTACGAACGAAGAGACCTTGAAGTTGGCGCCATCACTCGAGAGCTCAAAAAGATAGCACGCGAACTAAATGTCCCGATCATTATTTTGTCCCAGCTTTCCAGAGGTGTCGAGCAGCGGAAGGACAAACGTCCGATGATGTCTGATTTACGGGAATCAGGAAACATTGAACAGGATGCCGATGTAATTGGATTTTTGTACCGAGAGGATTATTATTCACAAAATGAAAGTGAAGACGAGCGAGTGGAGCTGTTGCTCAGTAAGCAGCGGAATGGTCCGATAGGGACGATCGGGATGAGGTTTCAGAAGGAGTTTGGCATATTTGTTGGGGTATGA
- a CDS encoding glycoside hydrolase family 55 protein: MSKKKMFLFILPLLAVLALSLGYLQNDSRQGLSHMFLKDTVSSDDSLPQAPLEAVNVEQFGAVGTDLKDDSAAIQQAIDYSYDKGISKVILSGNKHFVIKKGIIIKRGVELYFDQNTKLYVQGNFRAIELLKNASITNGIIEVTGSSFNSEVIYLNGQERFWSWERTQVNNVSIINSTPSHKGTGLSLYANGPGHFICFVNFSDLRIVGFRTGIKLESVKPESGYSFINGNRFINITLDDCLKFIEMKSSVTVPHEATGNQFLGLQIQPSSATQKILTITGSDNMFEGMIWDLPDQHNPDLVLFTKNSYGNQLYSNVLSSSISDQGKNNYHSSPVEESKK, from the coding sequence TTGTCCAAAAAGAAAATGTTTCTATTCATTTTGCCTCTGTTAGCGGTACTAGCTCTTTCACTGGGTTACCTGCAAAATGATTCCAGGCAGGGATTGAGTCACATGTTTTTAAAAGACACCGTTTCATCGGATGATTCGCTTCCTCAGGCTCCTCTGGAAGCGGTAAATGTAGAACAGTTTGGTGCTGTTGGGACAGATTTAAAGGATGACTCTGCGGCCATACAACAAGCGATCGATTACAGCTACGATAAAGGTATCTCTAAAGTTATTCTTTCAGGAAATAAACATTTTGTTATTAAAAAAGGGATCATAATAAAGAGAGGCGTAGAGCTCTATTTTGATCAAAATACAAAGCTGTACGTGCAAGGAAATTTTAGAGCCATTGAATTACTGAAGAATGCTTCCATCACGAATGGAATCATTGAGGTTACTGGTTCGTCTTTTAATTCAGAAGTAATTTATTTAAATGGTCAGGAGAGGTTTTGGTCATGGGAAAGAACGCAGGTCAATAATGTAAGTATCATTAATTCCACTCCCTCTCACAAAGGTACAGGGTTATCGCTTTATGCGAATGGCCCCGGGCACTTTATCTGTTTCGTTAATTTTAGTGATCTTAGAATTGTAGGCTTTAGAACAGGAATCAAGCTTGAATCAGTCAAACCCGAAAGTGGATATAGTTTTATTAATGGGAATCGGTTTATCAACATTACTCTTGATGATTGTTTGAAATTCATAGAAATGAAAAGCTCAGTTACTGTACCTCATGAAGCTACTGGCAACCAATTCCTTGGACTTCAAATACAGCCCTCTTCAGCCACTCAGAAAATATTGACCATTACGGGCTCTGATAACATGTTTGAAGGAATGATTTGGGATCTGCCTGATCAGCACAATCCTGATTTAGTGCTTTTTACCAAAAATTCTTATGGAAACCAACTTTATTCAAATGTATTATCCAGTTCAATAAGCGATCAGGGGAAAAATAATTACCACAGCTCACCGGTAGAAGAATCAAAAAAATAG
- a CDS encoding NAD-dependent epimerase/dehydratase family protein, whose translation MKVLLTGGAGFIGSHIAEQLLEADYDVVIVDNLITGNLTNVPQGAKLYKVDIREELDLIFLKEQPDYVIHQAAQVSVSSSMEEPLYDGDENILGTINLLQACVTYKVKKFIFASSAALYGAPSYLSIDEKHPLSPVSFYGLSKLNAEAYIQMFSKLYGLAFTILRYANVYGMRQNAKGEAGVVAIFIDQLMNHLTPTIFGDGTQTRDFVFVKDVARANVAALNSLESEILNISTETQISILDIITQLSEILKINVSPNFEPERKGDIRHSYLSNELAKEKFNWTPRYSFAEGLKETVHFYQNKAEITNIS comes from the coding sequence ATGAAAGTTCTTCTCACGGGTGGAGCTGGTTTTATTGGTTCACACATCGCAGAGCAGCTTTTGGAAGCAGATTACGATGTTGTCATTGTCGACAATTTAATAACAGGGAATCTAACCAATGTTCCTCAAGGGGCCAAGCTTTATAAAGTGGATATTCGTGAAGAGTTAGATCTTATTTTCCTGAAAGAACAGCCTGATTATGTTATTCACCAAGCGGCCCAAGTCTCCGTATCTAGTTCTATGGAGGAGCCTCTCTATGACGGAGACGAAAATATTTTAGGAACTATCAACCTTTTGCAAGCTTGCGTCACGTATAAGGTGAAGAAGTTTATCTTTGCCTCGTCTGCTGCACTCTATGGGGCACCGTCATATCTATCGATCGATGAAAAACATCCACTTTCTCCAGTCTCCTTCTATGGGTTATCAAAATTAAATGCGGAAGCCTATATTCAAATGTTTTCAAAGCTATACGGGCTGGCTTTTACCATTTTAAGATATGCAAATGTTTATGGCATGAGACAAAATGCAAAAGGTGAAGCAGGTGTGGTCGCTATATTTATTGATCAACTAATGAATCATCTTACCCCAACCATATTTGGCGATGGTACACAGACGAGAGATTTCGTGTTTGTTAAGGATGTAGCCAGGGCAAATGTTGCGGCCCTGAACTCTCTGGAAAGTGAAATTTTAAATATCAGCACGGAAACGCAAATATCCATCTTAGATATTATTACGCAATTAAGTGAAATCCTAAAAATCAATGTCTCCCCCAATTTTGAACCTGAGAGAAAGGGAGATATCCGCCATAGCTATCTATCGAACGAATTAGCAAAAGAGAAATTTAATTGGACCCCTCGCTATAGTTTCGCAGAAGGATTAAAAGAGACGGTTCATTTCTATCAAAACAAAGCGGAAATTACAAATATATCTTAA
- a CDS encoding YveK family protein: MEERIDLKKFFRIIKKRWMTIVLVTLGCFLITGVISLYVMKPAYEASENIVVGKLKKDNNSYGESQELNMLLSSTIDFIKSPTVLNSVKAQINIGDQKLNEKLTVQNSKNSQIVNVLIRDHDPDKAKLIAHTIAMTTVDKMNELFGVTDIDVLGGNNDGPTLEKVGSIELNLAIGITVGFLLGIGGAMVREHLDDSIHSDSDIEGYWG; the protein is encoded by the coding sequence ATGGAAGAGAGAATCGATCTTAAAAAGTTCTTTCGAATCATAAAGAAGAGATGGATGACGATTGTTCTCGTCACTCTGGGCTGTTTTCTAATTACAGGGGTGATTAGTTTATATGTGATGAAGCCTGCCTATGAAGCTTCTGAAAATATAGTGGTGGGCAAGTTGAAGAAGGACAATAATTCTTATGGAGAGTCTCAGGAGCTGAATATGCTCCTATCCTCGACCATTGATTTTATTAAAAGTCCCACCGTTTTGAATTCTGTGAAAGCCCAAATCAATATCGGAGATCAGAAGTTAAATGAAAAGCTGACGGTTCAAAATTCTAAAAATTCACAGATCGTAAATGTTTTAATTAGAGATCATGATCCTGATAAAGCAAAGCTTATCGCGCATACCATTGCCATGACAACCGTCGATAAGATGAACGAGCTTTTCGGTGTTACCGATATCGACGTCTTGGGAGGAAATAATGATGGTCCGACGCTTGAGAAAGTTGGAAGTATCGAACTGAATTTGGCCATAGGGATTACGGTTGGGTTCCTGCTAGGCATAGGTGGAGCGATGGTAAGAGAACACCTTGATGATTCTATTCATTCAGATAGCGATATTGAGGGGTATTGGGGCTAA
- a CDS encoding CpsD/CapB family tyrosine-protein kinase: MRKPQGKKNVSPMKLREELISTEQIRMIRTNLEHVSRDKPVSIMVSSPTYQPQKSLITAKLAMTFAEQGKKVMLVDADLRNPSLHHWFQIENRSGLTDVILHHGNVNQHHSPSYLPGLFILPTGPIPHSLSGIWNADKIQDFVLTCKRNYDVILFEACDYLSVSDSQVLANHCDGVILVLRSNKTKKTDVLRTKEALEKTNKKVLGVIHQTA; the protein is encoded by the coding sequence TTGAGAAAACCACAGGGTAAGAAAAACGTGAGTCCTATGAAATTAAGAGAAGAATTAATAAGCACGGAACAAATTCGGATGATTCGGACGAATTTAGAACACGTCTCTAGGGATAAGCCAGTAAGTATTATGGTAAGTTCACCAACCTATCAGCCACAAAAATCTCTCATAACAGCAAAACTAGCGATGACCTTTGCAGAGCAGGGAAAAAAGGTGATGCTGGTGGATGCTGATTTAAGGAATCCTTCCTTGCATCATTGGTTTCAGATTGAGAACCGCAGCGGGCTCACAGATGTGATTTTGCATCATGGAAATGTCAATCAACATCATAGTCCATCTTACTTGCCGGGGCTTTTTATTTTACCAACAGGTCCAATACCGCACAGCCTTTCTGGTATATGGAATGCTGATAAAATTCAAGATTTTGTTCTGACATGCAAGAGAAACTACGATGTCATTCTTTTTGAAGCTTGTGATTATTTATCTGTTTCAGATTCACAAGTTCTGGCTAACCACTGTGATGGAGTGATTCTGGTGCTAAGATCAAATAAAACTAAAAAAACAGATGTCTTAAGGACAAAAGAAGCGTTAGAAAAAACCAATAAAAAAGTTTTAGGAGTTATTCATCAAACAGCCTAA
- a CDS encoding oligosaccharide flippase family protein: MGKKEKNSIARNIFHLFYSTAVSSALNATALITLAYYLQSFHYGMFSVSLAFAMIMGYFTDAGLSEIVLREGSKKVDTSILISSYIKMRTGLLAATFLIGFIVIQLLYADHIQLVQIAYCLIIPMVTGIAMQSVGITFFQLKEKMQFVGLIRIVSAGCLVITIVLGMLLNFQPVLVCFLYGASYFAAGALAIYLVAKNVPIRWKTPFHKGLLQNLGSFTIGGLLFVMLPHLGPLILEKTINFTGVGLFAVAYRIPQALQQVPFIVAGAYYPVLFKAFNSNRLRDHLKYNLTLIKLMALVGMTMTIPFFYLSEFIIKLLFGAEWLAAALPLKILSLMLTLQAINIALADGLTTKSLQIFRTSVQAVSIIIGIFLYVYLSKSFGVTGAAVAGVTIEAVSLIGFWACNPDRWVLAKKVIVPYTLFLTLSFLSINYLLHSVPMLAAVCHLIILVLVLILDPELNKKGKTILKKFKVSRKLSQRAKEAENGL; this comes from the coding sequence ATGGGAAAGAAAGAGAAAAATTCGATTGCGAGAAACATTTTTCATTTGTTTTATAGTACCGCCGTATCGAGTGCTTTAAATGCGACGGCTTTAATAACACTCGCCTATTATTTGCAGTCTTTTCATTACGGGATGTTCAGTGTTTCGTTAGCTTTTGCAATGATCATGGGTTATTTTACTGATGCAGGATTAAGTGAAATTGTGCTGAGGGAAGGTTCAAAGAAAGTAGATACGTCCATTCTTATTTCGTCTTACATAAAAATGAGAACAGGATTATTAGCAGCTACTTTTCTTATTGGGTTTATAGTCATTCAACTTCTTTATGCAGATCATATTCAACTTGTCCAGATTGCCTATTGTCTGATCATTCCTATGGTCACTGGGATCGCAATGCAAAGTGTAGGAATCACATTCTTTCAGTTAAAAGAAAAAATGCAGTTCGTTGGGCTTATCCGAATCGTGTCTGCAGGCTGTCTCGTCATCACGATCGTACTCGGCATGCTTCTGAATTTCCAACCGGTGCTCGTTTGCTTCTTATATGGAGCTTCTTATTTTGCTGCAGGAGCACTTGCGATTTATCTTGTGGCGAAGAACGTTCCAATAAGGTGGAAAACCCCGTTTCATAAAGGGCTGCTGCAAAATCTAGGTTCTTTTACAATAGGTGGCTTATTATTTGTTATGCTGCCTCATTTGGGGCCCCTTATTTTGGAGAAGACAATAAATTTTACGGGTGTGGGACTGTTCGCGGTAGCCTATAGAATTCCTCAAGCATTACAGCAAGTTCCATTCATCGTAGCAGGAGCTTATTATCCAGTTCTTTTTAAAGCGTTTAATAGCAATCGATTGCGTGACCATTTAAAGTATAATCTGACTTTAATTAAACTAATGGCATTAGTAGGGATGACGATGACCATTCCGTTTTTCTATCTATCCGAGTTTATCATCAAACTACTATTTGGAGCAGAATGGTTAGCTGCTGCCCTCCCGCTTAAAATCCTATCTTTAATGTTAACGCTTCAGGCCATTAACATCGCTTTAGCAGATGGTTTAACGACCAAATCCTTACAAATTTTCAGAACAAGCGTCCAAGCCGTCTCCATCATTATTGGTATTTTCCTTTATGTTTATTTAAGTAAATCGTTTGGAGTAACTGGCGCAGCCGTTGCAGGGGTAACTATAGAAGCGGTTTCATTAATTGGATTTTGGGCATGTAACCCGGATCGCTGGGTGTTAGCTAAGAAAGTGATCGTCCCTTATACCCTTTTTCTTACTTTAAGCTTTCTTAGTATCAATTATTTATTGCATTCGGTCCCCATGCTTGCTGCGGTATGCCATTTAATTATTCTGGTATTGGTACTTATCCTTGATCCAGAGTTAAATAAAAAAGGAAAAACCATCCTTAAAAAATTCAAAGTATCTCGTAAGTTAAGCCAAAGGGCTAAGGAGGCTGAAAATGGACTATAA
- a CDS encoding O-antigen ligase family protein, translated as MDYKTTEATNNRYLAIFCLFLLVILAKYNIYMGFALKPFMIFTILYLVINLNAFYFHRLQLFEIIMLLFYLVYCFTGAFALYPVSSIRIMLGIFLYLGCYFIMKAIIGETKESLIEKALSSVGILFNSASLLLYFLGLHRVHFIFEGDRISKFGMMLDRNYPRLIGLMQDPNFYVFYNTVFFAYFLCNSKSIKNKVGLILCILTNLLTFSRGGMLVMLLLLFLYILLNNPLKKIRLISGLFLSVFLVAYIAIVKFNFNFIGIMMERIADTTDDGGSGRLALWGRAWHYFENHMYVGVGAFNFSDYNLHDYGDTLTVHNTFLDILSDSGLVGIFFFLLFIGCVLYQLLQNRMHKHHPYLFLTFIGLILQMGFLSVVINDMFFLYIAILSAYINKQAPLSLKDNRSARMPLSLSSSLK; from the coding sequence ATGGACTATAAAACAACTGAAGCTACAAACAATCGCTATTTAGCCATTTTCTGTCTCTTTTTATTAGTTATCTTAGCCAAATATAACATCTACATGGGATTTGCATTAAAGCCATTTATGATATTTACCATTCTTTATTTGGTCATTAATCTGAATGCATTTTATTTCCACAGGCTGCAGCTGTTCGAAATCATCATGCTGCTTTTTTACTTAGTTTATTGCTTTACAGGAGCGTTCGCACTTTACCCGGTATCAAGTATAAGAATTATGTTAGGGATTTTTCTTTATCTTGGCTGTTACTTTATTATGAAGGCGATCATTGGCGAGACAAAGGAGTCCTTGATAGAAAAAGCACTATCAAGTGTTGGGATTCTCTTTAATTCCGCTAGCCTGCTTTTATATTTTTTAGGTTTGCATCGTGTGCATTTTATATTCGAAGGCGATCGAATTAGTAAATTTGGGATGATGCTTGATCGCAACTACCCGCGACTGATTGGATTGATGCAGGATCCTAATTTTTATGTTTTTTATAACACTGTATTTTTTGCTTATTTCCTATGTAACTCAAAGTCTATCAAAAATAAAGTTGGTCTAATTCTCTGCATTTTAACGAATCTATTAACCTTTTCCAGAGGCGGAATGTTAGTTATGCTGCTTCTGCTGTTTCTCTACATTTTATTAAATAATCCTTTGAAAAAAATAAGATTAATCTCAGGTCTATTTCTTTCCGTTTTCCTCGTTGCCTATATAGCGATCGTGAAATTTAATTTCAACTTTATTGGAATCATGATGGAGAGAATAGCAGATACAACAGATGATGGAGGAAGTGGAAGACTAGCCCTGTGGGGGAGAGCTTGGCATTATTTTGAAAATCATATGTATGTGGGAGTGGGGGCATTTAACTTCTCTGATTATAACTTACACGATTATGGAGATACGTTGACGGTTCATAACACGTTTCTCGATATTTTATCTGACTCGGGACTGGTCGGCATCTTTTTCTTTTTATTATTTATCGGTTGTGTACTCTATCAGCTGCTTCAAAACCGAATGCATAAGCATCATCCTTATTTGTTTCTAACCTTTATCGGGTTGATTTTACAAATGGGATTTTTGTCCGTTGTGATCAATGACATGTTTTTTCTATATATCGCAATCCTATCCGCTTATATAAATAAACAAGCACCTCTAAGTTTAAAAGATAACAGAAGTGCACGTATGCCTTTATCACTGTCTTCCTCTCTAAAATAA
- a CDS encoding glycosyltransferase family 4 protein: MNVLVLTDKLIFGGAEMYFCKLENFLRHQQISFYYAAGSGDLSRNIKRKENFFELSRTSHYSNLKVIGNLVREKGIDIIHANSLRMVLYCILLKIMNKTDFKIIYTKHNITILELKNRKLFTALLNKFVHRVITVSEFERTSLVTAGVNPNKIKTIYNGVDMDQFTYQPKEIDKEFKVGMLARLSEEKNHKFFIEVANELKQMPNLTFFIGGEGPEEEKIREKIHDHGLADKVVLLGKIHHPEKFTADMDLLLLTSHREVFPMVIIEAMAVGTPVLSIDRGGIHEAVKAGSTGFLLPEHSVKGFAEKVLLLEANREKGMELAENARKRALKEFSLERMIHSTLQEYLSCDKSFIQTG, encoded by the coding sequence ATGAATGTTCTTGTATTAACCGATAAACTCATATTTGGAGGAGCTGAAATGTATTTCTGTAAGCTGGAGAACTTTTTACGTCACCAGCAGATTTCCTTCTACTATGCTGCAGGGAGCGGAGATCTCTCCAGGAATATTAAGCGTAAAGAAAACTTCTTTGAACTGAGCAGAACCAGCCATTACTCAAATTTAAAAGTAATAGGCAATCTCGTTCGTGAAAAAGGAATCGATATCATCCATGCAAACAGTCTGAGAATGGTGCTTTACTGCATTTTATTAAAGATAATGAACAAGACTGATTTCAAGATTATTTACACGAAGCATAATATTACGATTCTCGAGTTGAAAAACCGAAAATTATTTACAGCTTTATTAAACAAATTTGTTCATCGTGTGATTACAGTAAGTGAATTTGAAAGGACCAGCTTAGTAACTGCCGGAGTAAACCCAAACAAAATTAAGACCATCTACAATGGTGTGGATATGGACCAATTCACATATCAGCCAAAAGAAATCGATAAGGAATTTAAGGTTGGCATGTTAGCAAGGTTATCGGAGGAGAAGAATCACAAATTTTTCATCGAAGTAGCCAATGAACTTAAACAAATGCCTAACCTTACTTTTTTCATCGGAGGGGAGGGGCCAGAGGAAGAGAAGATAAGAGAGAAGATTCACGACCACGGTCTGGCCGATAAAGTAGTCTTATTGGGAAAGATCCATCATCCAGAAAAATTTACCGCAGACATGGATCTCTTGCTCCTCACTTCACATAGAGAAGTGTTTCCTATGGTTATCATTGAAGCCATGGCTGTTGGAACTCCTGTTCTTTCTATTGATCGCGGGGGAATTCATGAAGCTGTTAAAGCAGGGAGTACCGGTTTTCTCCTTCCGGAACATTCAGTGAAGGGTTTTGCAGAGAAGGTCCTTTTGTTAGAAGCCAATCGCGAAAAGGGAATGGAATTAGCAGAGAATGCCAGGAAAAGAGCTTTAAAAGAATTCTCATTAGAGCGAATGATCCATTCCACGCTGCAAGAGTATCTCTCTTGTGACAAGTCATTCATTCAAACAGGATAA